The following coding sequences lie in one Numida meleagris isolate 19003 breed g44 Domestic line chromosome Z, NumMel1.0, whole genome shotgun sequence genomic window:
- the LOC110389792 gene encoding guanine nucleotide-binding protein subunit alpha-14-like has protein sequence MAGCCLSADEKESQRISAEIERQLRRDKRDARRELKLLLLGTGESGKSTFIKQMRIIHGSGYTEEDRKGFTKLVYQNIFTAMQAMIRAMDTLKIQYTSEENERNS, from the exons ATGGCCGGCTGCTGCCTGTCGGCCGACGAGAAGGAATCGCAGCGCATCAGCGCGGAGATCGAGCGGCAGCTGCGCCGCGACAAGCGGGACGCGCGGCGggagctgaagctgctgctgctgg GCACAGGAGAAAGTGGAAAGAGTACTTTCATTAAACAAATGAGAATTATTCATGGTTCAGGTTACACAGAAGAAGACAGGAAAGGCTTCACAAAACTGGTTTaccaaaatatatttactgCCATGCAAGCTATGATCAGAGCCATGGACACTCTGAAAATACAGTACacatctgaagaaaatgag AGAAACTCTTGA